A stretch of the Streptomyces sp. NBC_00078 genome encodes the following:
- the moaC gene encoding cyclic pyranopterin monophosphate synthase MoaC, which translates to MNTQDRLTHIDDAGAARMVDVSGKDVTARTARASGRVLVSPRVVELLRGEGVPKGDALATARIAGIMGAKRTPDLIPLCHPLSVSGVKLDLSVADDAVEILATVKTTDRTGVEMEALTAVSVAALTVIDMVKAVDKGAVITDVRVEEKTGGKSGDWSRP; encoded by the coding sequence ATGAACACGCAGGACCGACTGACGCACATCGACGACGCGGGCGCCGCCCGTATGGTCGACGTGTCCGGCAAGGACGTCACCGCGCGGACCGCCCGCGCCAGCGGCCGCGTCCTCGTCTCACCCCGTGTGGTCGAACTGCTGCGCGGCGAGGGGGTCCCCAAGGGCGACGCCCTGGCCACCGCACGCATCGCGGGCATCATGGGCGCCAAGCGCACCCCGGACCTCATCCCGCTCTGCCACCCGTTGTCGGTGTCCGGTGTGAAACTGGACCTGTCGGTCGCGGACGACGCCGTGGAGATCCTCGCCACGGTGAAGACCACGGACCGCACGGGCGTCGAGATGGAGGCCCTCACCGCGGTCTCCGTCGCCGCGCTCACCGTGATCGACATGGTCAAGGCGGTCGACAAGGGAGCGGTCATCACGGACGTGCGGGTGGAGGAGAAGACCGGCGGCAAGTCGGGCGACTGGAGCCGGCCATGA
- a CDS encoding molybdenum cofactor biosynthesis protein B — protein MTYRALVVTASNRAASGVYEDKGGPRVAAGLEGLGFAVDGPRVVPDGDPVEAALRAGAEAGYDVIVTTGGTGISPTDRTPEATSAVIDYEVPGIAEAIRAFGREKVPTAALSRGLAGVAGRTLIVNLPGSTGGVKDGLAVLEPLLMHAVDQIRGGDHPRPGVTTGGAS, from the coding sequence ATGACGTATCGCGCTCTGGTGGTCACCGCCTCCAACAGGGCGGCCTCAGGGGTCTACGAGGACAAGGGCGGCCCGCGGGTCGCCGCCGGCCTCGAAGGTCTCGGCTTCGCCGTCGACGGTCCACGGGTCGTCCCCGACGGCGACCCGGTGGAGGCCGCGCTGCGTGCGGGTGCCGAGGCGGGGTACGACGTGATCGTGACGACCGGCGGCACCGGCATCTCACCCACCGACCGCACACCCGAAGCGACGAGCGCGGTGATCGACTACGAGGTGCCGGGCATCGCGGAGGCCATCAGGGCGTTCGGACGGGAGAAGGTGCCCACCGCCGCGCTCTCCCGGGGCCTGGCCGGAGTGGCGGGAAGGACGCTGATCGTCAATCTGCCGGGTTCCACCGGCGGGGTGAAGGACGGACTGGCCGTCCTGGAACCCCTGCTGATGCACGCCGTCGACCAGATCCGCGGCGGCGACCACCCCAGACCCGGCGTCACCACTGGGGGTGCGAGCTGA